In the Candidatus Eisenbacteria bacterium genome, GGGCGGCCCGGCGGGAGAAACCAATGAAGGATCCGCTGAAGGATCTGTTGAAGAAGCGCGAGCGCGGCGAGGAAGCCGACTATTTTCGCCGCGCGGACGAGAAGCTGATCGAGAAGATTCGGGAGCGCGCGCGCCTCACCGAGATCGCCCAGGCGCTCGCCGCGAAGCTCCGCGTCGACGACGCGGAGCTCTTGCGCCGCGTCGCAGAGCTGGGCCTCAATCAGGACACCGGCGCGGCCATCCTGTTGGCGCCGCTCGTACAGGTGGCGTGGGCCGAGGGCCAGGTCGGCGAGGCCGAACGAGCCATCGTGCTCGACTTCGCTGCGTCGCGCGGGATCGTGGCCGGGATGCCGGCGCACGGCAAGCTGCTCGAGTGGCTGCGGCAGCGTCCGTCCGACGCGGTGTTCGAGACCGCCATGGAGGTGATGCGCGTGGGCTTTTCCGTGCTGCCCGAAAAGGAGCGCGGCGAGCGCATCGCGAGCACGGTCGACGTGTGCCGTCGCGTCGCCGAGGCGTCGGGCGGAGGACTGGCTCGACTGATCGGAATGAGCGAGGGCGTGTCCGGCGAGGAGAGCGCGGTGCTCGACGCCATCACGACGAAGCTCACGGCCGAGCGCGGAAAACCGAAGTAGGGATGGCGGCGTGCCTGCCGCCGCGCGCTCAGCGCGCCCGGAGGAGCCGCACGGCCTCCCGCACCGTCGCGGCGCGCTCGGCCGCGCCGCCCACGGACGCGGGGGCGATGCGCGCGAGGTGTAACATCCCCACGTAGCCCGCGTACGCCGTGACGGCGCGCCGGCGGGCCGATTTCGCGGGCAAGCCGAGGGCGCGGTACGTGCGGGCGAGAAAGGCGACGCGTTTCTCGACGACGCGCGCCACCACCGCCGCGAAGGCGGGCCGCGTCG is a window encoding:
- a CDS encoding TetR/AcrR family transcriptional regulator, which encodes TRPAFAAVVARVVEKRVAFLARTYRALGLPAKSARRRAVTAYAGYVGMLHLARIAPASVGGAAERAATVREAVRLLRAR